One Mercurialis annua linkage group LG3, ddMerAnnu1.2, whole genome shotgun sequence DNA window includes the following coding sequences:
- the LOC126674263 gene encoding M phase phosphoprotein 10 isoform X2, translating into MSKQNEEGTAEGMEALRILKSTEPPEWLLPSDKLSQTARAASQHLFSCLKPHAPKSPFDKLLVDGFDAEQIWQQIDLLSESLLSTLRRQVRKLEKDPPQAIKKVAENNKKEEMKGIDEEDDDVDMENFEDDDDDGDDELAEEEEEEEEGEEKGGIEDKFLKINELEEYLEDDEAREYGLDSKKSKDKSSKKNKLHDSDDDDDDDDEEDDEENEEDDEEYEDDEDELEDEDGDADQLDNARYEDFFGSKKKTSSKRKSSLFDGSDKDSGSDDDEMAKGKGALSTHEKQLEKLKSEIEMMEKANMEPKTWTMRGEVTAASRPKNSALEVDLDFEHNVRPAPVITEEVTASLEDMIKSRLIEGRFDDVIKLPSLPSTAPKEVKEMDENRSKKGLAEVYEDEYVQKINPAAAPIYFSDEQKKEARILFKKLCLKLDALSHFHFAPKPVIEEMTIQSNVPALAMEEIAPMAVSDAAMLAPEEVFSGKGDIKEEAELTQAERKNRRAKKKRKFKAQELKKTAKRARNNSTPVVDQNDGIGKEE; encoded by the exons ATGTCAAAACAAAACGAAGAAGGAACAGCAGAAGGCATGGAGGCTCTGCGCATTCTAAAATCAACGGAGCCACCGGAATGGCTGTTACCATCAGACAAGCTCTCTCAAACGGCGCGTGCAGCTTCACAGCACTTATTCTCTTGTTTGAAACCACACGCGCCTAAGTCGCCGTTCGACAAGCTATTAGTTGATGGATTTGACGCCGAGCAGATTTGGCAGCAAATTGACCTGTTATCGGAGTCCTTACTCTCTACCTTACGCCGGCAAGTTAGGAAGTTGGAGAAGGATCCTCCTCAGGCGATTAAAAAAGTAGCTGAAAACaataagaaagaagaaatgaAAGGAattgatgaagaagatgatgacgTGGACATGGAGAATTttgaggatgatgatgatgacggTGACGACGAGTTAGCGGAGGAggaagaggaggaggaggaggggGAGGAGAAAGGAGGGATAGAGGATAAGTTCTTGAAGATAAATGAATTGGAGGAGTATTTAGAAGATGATGAAGCTAGGGAATATGGTTTGGATTCAAAGAAATCGAAAGATAAGAGTAGCAAGAAGAATAAATTACATGatagtgatgatgatgatgatgatgatgacgagGAAGACGATGaggaaaatgaagaagatgacgaGGAATACGAAGATGATGAGGATGAG CTTGAAGATGAAGACGGCGATGCAGACCAATTGGATAATGCTAG GTATGAAGACTTTTTTGGTTCTAAAAAGAAGACATCCTCAAAAAGAAAATCTAGTTTATTTGATGGATCGGACAAAGATTCGGGCTCAGATGATGATGAAATGGCTAAGGGG AAGGGTGCTCTCTCTACCCATGAAAAACAACTTGAGAAGCTTAAATCTGAGATAGAGATGATGGAGAAGGCAAATATGGAGCCAAAAACTTGGACAATGCGTGGAGAG GTAACAGCTGCTAGCAGGCCCAAGAACAGTGCATTAGAAGTTGATTTGGATTTTGAACATAATGTGAGGCCTGCCCCTGTGATTACAGAGGAGGTTACTGCATCACTTGAGGATATGATTAAGAGTAGACTCATTGAG GGACGATTTGATGATGTTATAAAGCTTCCTAGTTTACCGTCTACAGCACcaaaagaagtaaaagaaaTG GATGAGAATAGGAGCAAGAAGGGACTTGCTGAAGTTTACGAG GATGAATATGTTCAAAAGATAAATCCAGCTGCCGCTCCAATTTATTTCTCGGATGAACAAAAAAAGGAG GCGAGAATTTTGTTTAAGAAACTGTGCTTGAAATTGGATGCTCTATCGCACTTCCACTTTGCTCCAAAACCT GTTATAGAAGAAATGACTATACAGTCAAATGTTCCTGCTCTTGCCATGGAAGAG ATTGCACCGATGGCAGTTTCAGATGCAGCCATGCTAGCTCCTGAGGAAGTTTTCTCTGGCAAAGGGGACATTAAAGAAGAAGCAGAACTAACGCAAGCCGAGAGGAAGAACAGAAGGGctaagaagaaaagaaagttcAAGG CTCAAGAACTAAAAAAGACTGCAAAGCGAGCTCGGAACAACTCCACACCGGTGGTAGATCAGAATGATGGGATTG GCAAGGAGGAGTAG
- the LOC126674263 gene encoding M phase phosphoprotein 10 isoform X1, protein MSKQNEEGTAEGMEALRILKSTEPPEWLLPSDKLSQTARAASQHLFSCLKPHAPKSPFDKLLVDGFDAEQIWQQIDLLSESLLSTLRRQVRKLEKDPPQAIKKVAENNKKEEMKGIDEEDDDVDMENFEDDDDDGDDELAEEEEEEEEGEEKGGIEDKFLKINELEEYLEDDEAREYGLDSKKSKDKSSKKNKLHDSDDDDDDDDEEDDEENEEDDEEYEDDEDELEDEDGDADQLDNARYEDFFGSKKKTSSKRKSSLFDGSDKDSGSDDDEMAKGKKGALSTHEKQLEKLKSEIEMMEKANMEPKTWTMRGEVTAASRPKNSALEVDLDFEHNVRPAPVITEEVTASLEDMIKSRLIEGRFDDVIKLPSLPSTAPKEVKEMDENRSKKGLAEVYEDEYVQKINPAAAPIYFSDEQKKEARILFKKLCLKLDALSHFHFAPKPVIEEMTIQSNVPALAMEEIAPMAVSDAAMLAPEEVFSGKGDIKEEAELTQAERKNRRAKKKRKFKAQELKKTAKRARNNSTPVVDQNDGIGKEE, encoded by the exons ATGTCAAAACAAAACGAAGAAGGAACAGCAGAAGGCATGGAGGCTCTGCGCATTCTAAAATCAACGGAGCCACCGGAATGGCTGTTACCATCAGACAAGCTCTCTCAAACGGCGCGTGCAGCTTCACAGCACTTATTCTCTTGTTTGAAACCACACGCGCCTAAGTCGCCGTTCGACAAGCTATTAGTTGATGGATTTGACGCCGAGCAGATTTGGCAGCAAATTGACCTGTTATCGGAGTCCTTACTCTCTACCTTACGCCGGCAAGTTAGGAAGTTGGAGAAGGATCCTCCTCAGGCGATTAAAAAAGTAGCTGAAAACaataagaaagaagaaatgaAAGGAattgatgaagaagatgatgacgTGGACATGGAGAATTttgaggatgatgatgatgacggTGACGACGAGTTAGCGGAGGAggaagaggaggaggaggaggggGAGGAGAAAGGAGGGATAGAGGATAAGTTCTTGAAGATAAATGAATTGGAGGAGTATTTAGAAGATGATGAAGCTAGGGAATATGGTTTGGATTCAAAGAAATCGAAAGATAAGAGTAGCAAGAAGAATAAATTACATGatagtgatgatgatgatgatgatgatgacgagGAAGACGATGaggaaaatgaagaagatgacgaGGAATACGAAGATGATGAGGATGAG CTTGAAGATGAAGACGGCGATGCAGACCAATTGGATAATGCTAG GTATGAAGACTTTTTTGGTTCTAAAAAGAAGACATCCTCAAAAAGAAAATCTAGTTTATTTGATGGATCGGACAAAGATTCGGGCTCAGATGATGATGAAATGGCTAAGGGG AAGAAGGGTGCTCTCTCTACCCATGAAAAACAACTTGAGAAGCTTAAATCTGAGATAGAGATGATGGAGAAGGCAAATATGGAGCCAAAAACTTGGACAATGCGTGGAGAG GTAACAGCTGCTAGCAGGCCCAAGAACAGTGCATTAGAAGTTGATTTGGATTTTGAACATAATGTGAGGCCTGCCCCTGTGATTACAGAGGAGGTTACTGCATCACTTGAGGATATGATTAAGAGTAGACTCATTGAG GGACGATTTGATGATGTTATAAAGCTTCCTAGTTTACCGTCTACAGCACcaaaagaagtaaaagaaaTG GATGAGAATAGGAGCAAGAAGGGACTTGCTGAAGTTTACGAG GATGAATATGTTCAAAAGATAAATCCAGCTGCCGCTCCAATTTATTTCTCGGATGAACAAAAAAAGGAG GCGAGAATTTTGTTTAAGAAACTGTGCTTGAAATTGGATGCTCTATCGCACTTCCACTTTGCTCCAAAACCT GTTATAGAAGAAATGACTATACAGTCAAATGTTCCTGCTCTTGCCATGGAAGAG ATTGCACCGATGGCAGTTTCAGATGCAGCCATGCTAGCTCCTGAGGAAGTTTTCTCTGGCAAAGGGGACATTAAAGAAGAAGCAGAACTAACGCAAGCCGAGAGGAAGAACAGAAGGGctaagaagaaaagaaagttcAAGG CTCAAGAACTAAAAAAGACTGCAAAGCGAGCTCGGAACAACTCCACACCGGTGGTAGATCAGAATGATGGGATTG GCAAGGAGGAGTAG